The Geobacter metallireducens GS-15 region TAACTAATTGAAAAAAGCTATCATAACCCATGGCCGTTGACAAGTCATTTAAGGGCAATTCCCGTGCTGGTTCGGACCTCTGCGAGCACGGTGCATACAGTCTTTTCAGTGACACGGGCATGGTGGCCGGTACGGTACCCGCAGACCCAGACAAGTTCACTGTTGCTGAAAACCAGGGGAACGAGCCGCCGGCGTTCCCGCGGGACTTTCTCGTCGATGAAGATATCCTTGACCTTCTTGGTCCCCGTCATTCCGAGGGGGTTGATCCGGTCGCCGGGGCGAAACCCTCTCACCACCCAGGGAAACGGCGCGCAATCAAGGTCAAAGCATGCCCGCTCCGAAGGGAGCGTTACCAAATCCGCGGGGGGCGAAACGACATCAATCACCATCTCCCCACCATCGGGCAGCGGATAACATCCCGGCCCCTCGATGATGAGTTCATCTTCCCACTCAATACCGGCAACTCCCGCCGCCTTGAATGTTACGAGTCCGTAAGCACGAACAACCCCTACCCCTCCCGGTACAGGGATATGGAGGTTCGGTTTTGGTGATCGGACAAGACCATCTATCTGCAGTACGTGTTTGTAGCTAAGCCCCCGTAACGTTCCCATTGCGAGGGCAACGGCCCGGCGGTAGATACGGTAGCGCACTCCCCGTGGCTCACGGAGCAACCCGGCCACGTCAAGAATCACGCCTTCACCGGAGTGCTCCCGTGCAGTCCGCTTCAGAGCCTCGTCAGCAACGGTTTCAAGCACCTCCTCATCTACGGCAAGAAGATCGGCAGTCACCGCGAGGCGTCGGGAAATCTCAGGATTAAAACGAACGAGATGGGGGATGAGCTCGTGACGGATGCGATTACGGAGAAAGGCCGTGTCAGCGTTGGATGAGTCGATACGGAAGCGAAGCCCCCGGCCATGGAGGTACCCTTCAATCTCGGACCGTGAGAGCGTGAGGAGCGGACGCACGAACCGCCCGTCCCTGCGGGGGGCCATGGCAGAAAGCCCCGTGACGCCAGCCCCTCGAAGAAGCCTCAGCAGCAGGGTCTCGGCCTGGTCGTCGGCATGGTGGGCAAGGGCCACGGAGCGGGCGCCGTACTGCGTCGCTACCCGGTCGAAGAATTCATAACGGGCACGGCGACCAGCATCCTCCAGGGAGAGGCGCTCCCGGATACTCAAGGCCCGCACGTCAGCTTTTTCACCTGCGAAAGGAAGGCCGCGGGAGGCGGCGAGGTCGGCGACAAAGCGCTCGTCTCCGTCAGACTCGGCGCCACGCAGAGAATGGTTCAAGTGGGCGACGACAAGGTTCAAACGGAGGTCTGACAATGAGATGAGGATATCGAGAAGGGCAACAGAGTCGGCACCGCCGGAAACGGCAACAACAACCGTATCACCGGGAGTGAAAAGGGAATGCTCAGTGGAAAAGGCAAGGACTTTTGCGTGGACCGATCTCACCGGCTCACTCCTGGAAGCTCTCATGCAAAGGGGATAAACTAAAAAACCCCTCTTAGTCCAAGAGGGGTCAGTCTAGATATGGTGGCGGTGCAGGGACTTGAACCCCGGACACTACGGATATGAGCCGTATGCTCTAACCAGCTGAGCTACACCGCCGCAAAAGAGACGTGACAAATACCCCATCTTTTATCAGGTGTCAAGAAAAAACTCTCACAACACCCCTGTCCCTTACTTGGTCAGAGCATTCCGCAAACCCGACCTGCGCTCGACCCGGCGGGCCACGGCGGCATTGAACACCGCTTCTCCGCACCAGAGTCCAGCCGCCGCGCGGGCGCGGGTGATGCCGGTGTAAAGCAGTTCCCGGGTCAGCACCGGGTTTTCGACGGGGGGGATCACCATGAGTATCCTGTCGAACTCGCTCCCCTGGCTCTTGTGGACCGTCATGGCAAAGACCGTTTCGTGGGGCGGCAAGCGCAGAGGCGACACCTTCCGGACACCTTCGGTTGCGGATGGAAAGAAAACAGCGAGGGTATCGGGATTCTCCGGGTCGGGAAGTGTGATCCCGACGTCGCCGTTGAAGAGTCGCAAAGCGTAATCGTTGACGGTCACCATGACCGGCCGCCCCCGGTACCAGCGCCGGTTCGGAGAGATGATCCCCCTGCCGGCAAGTATCCGCTCGATTGCACTATTGAGGCCGGCAACGCCATACCGACCTTCCCGCACGACGCAAAGCACCCGGAACCGGTCGAAGTCGGCCAGGACCGTTGCGGGATCGTCATGGGAGAGGTAATCGCCGTATCCCGAAATGACCTCGGGGGCAAGGGCCTGCTCCAGTGCTTCGACGGACGGGGTTTCGCGCCAGGCAACGCCGGAGGTGCCCTCTTCGCGAAGGAGCGCCAGAGCACTGTCCCCGTCCCCGTCGTTGATGGCGCGACTGAGGGCGCCGATGCCGCTGTCGGCACCAAAACGATAGTTTTTGCGGAGGATAACTAGGGAATCGGCAAGGGGTGAAAGTGGTTCATCACCTGAGCCCATTTCCAGACGCTCCCCCGTGGCCTCTTCAACATAGCGACGGAACTCCGTCGAATACATAGGTGTATCGCCAGTGTCGCAGATGTCGCCCAGGACGGCGCCGGCTTCCACCGAGGCGAGCTGATCCCGGTCCCCCAGGAGGATGAGGCGGGCCTTGGGCGCCATTGCCTCCACAAGGCGGGCCATGAGGGGGAGTGCCACCATTGAGGCCTCATCGACCACCACCACGTCGTGGGGTAGCGGGTTCCCCCGGTTGTACCGGAAACGGTTTGCCCCCGGAATCACCCCCAGGAGCCGGTGGATGGTCGTCACATCATCAGGAATCCGGTCCTGCACCGGGGTCAAGCCGGCAAGCCCTTCCCTGGCCCCGCGGATCGCATCCTTGAGCCGCGCGGCAGCCTTTCCCGTGGGCGCCGTGAGGGCGATGCCCAGCCCGTCGTCGCCGGATTGCTCCAGGAGCAGGGCGATGATCTTGACGACGGTGGAGGTCTTTCCGGTTCCCGGCCCGCCGGAAATGACCGTGAAGCCGCTGCGCAGTGCGGCTGCCGCCGCTATCCGCTGCCAGTCGGTCTCCCCCCCATCGGTGGGAGGGCCGAAGAGCCGTACCACCCCCTCTCCCAGCAAACGGCAATCCACCGGATAGGTCCGCCCAGCGTTATCTCTTATTTTTTCAGCAAGTTCCCTCTCATACTTCCAGTATCGGTAGAGGTAGAGCCGGGTATCGTCAAGGATCAGCGTGGCAAATTCACCGGGACTTCCCACAACACCGGATGAGCGCAGGAGTTCGGTATAGCAGCCGCTCTCCTCTTCCCCTTCCGCTTCAGCGGCGAGGTCGACACAGATGTGTCCCTGGCCAACTGCATTGCTCACCCGGAGGGCCGCCCGCCGCAACTCATCGCTCCCGTTCCCGGCAAGGCGGCAGATAAAATCGGCGAAACGGAAATCTATGTCGCGGTAGTCGCTGGTTTCAGGCGCCATCATTGTGCTCCTTCAGTGCCACCAGGCACGAGGTAAGCTCGTCTATCAGCCCCTTCGGGGGGATATCGTGGTAGATGCCGCAGCCGGGACGCCCGGGCTCCACCCCCCTGAGAAAGACATACAGGGCACCGCCGAAGTGGGTCTCATACCGGTATCCGGGAACCCGCTGCTTCAGGTGAAGGTTGAGGGCCACCGTGTAGAGGAGGTACTGGAGAGGATAGAGCTTGCGCTCCATCTCCCGGCCCAGGTTCTCACGGCCATAATCGTCAACACGGTTGCCAAGATGGTTCGATTTCCAGTCGATCAGGTAATATTTTCCCCGGTGCTCAAAGACCATATCCATGAAGCCGCGCACCATCCCCTGCACTGGAGAGAAATCAAGCCGGGCGGCCACTTCCGCAAGGGTGGCACCGTCGGGAAGTGCACCCCACCTGCGCAGCACCGCAGCCACCTGTTCTGATCCCACGAACCGGAGGGGGAAGAAGAATTCCATCTCAGCGCGCCAACTGTGCGGCGCCAGGTCGGCCAACCGGAAAGCACTATCCCCTTTGTCCAAGGGGGCATCCAGGACGTTGCGAACCATGGCACAAACCGCCCCGCGCCACTCTTCGCCGAAACCGTGGCGCGCCAGTTCCTGGGCCACGACGCTTACCACCTTTGCGTCGGTGGCAGCGGCAAAATCAAGGTTCTCGAAAACGGCATGGAGGACAATCCCCGCCTGGGATCCCTTGGGGAAGGCAAAAATAGTCCCCTCTGCCGGCAAAACCTCAAAAACTGCCGTTTCGGAATCGGCAACGACGGTGGCAGGCTGGTCCCGGTCGGGAAGTTCCTCCTCGGGGCGGTGCCGTGCCGCAAAGGAGGTGAAGCTCGCAACCCTCCAGTCGCTCTCGATCTTTCTGCCGAAGGGGGGACAAACTGGAGTTGCCGCTCCCTCCGGCCCTGACCGAAAACTTGCGGCTTCGGGCGCAGGATCAACGGTAACGGCAATGGCCCCTCCCCCCTCCTCTTTCAGGCCATCAAGGCGTTTCAGGAGCGCCTCATCGGAGATACCCTTCATCACCTCGCCAAGTACCGCCTTAATGTCGCATTCGCGGCTGTCGGCGGGATGGTGGAGGAGATAGGCCAGGGCCGAGGTCTCGGCGTAGCGGAACTTGCCCCAGACCAGATAGCAGCGGTGCCTGGCCCGGGTGAGGGCCACGTAGAGAAGCCGGACGTTTTCGGCCAGGGCCTCGTTGCGCGCCTTCAGGCGTCGGGATTTATAGTCGTCAGAACCGAAATCGGCCACCATCCGGTAGCCGTCGTGGCAGACGGCCGTATCGTCGTCATCCCGGACGCCCCCCCAGGTGAAGGGGCAGAAGACGATGGGGTATTCGAGCCCCTTGCTCACGTGGACGGTAACGATCCGTACCGCCTTTTCGTCCGATTCGAGCCTGATCTGGTACTCCTCGTCGGGAGGGGGCGAATTTACCCGCTCGCCGAACCAGGCGCATAGGGGGGCCACACCGAGACTCCCCTCCATGGCGGCTCCATGGATAACTTCACCGCAATGGAGGACGTTGGTAAGCCGCCGCTCCCCGTCCACAAATGGGAGAAGCCGCTCCCGCACCCCCTCCCGGGCCAGGAGGGTCCGGAACATGGTCATGAAGCCGCGTCCCTGCCAGAAATCGTGGTACTCCCGAAACGCTTCGAGTCGCTCCTCCCAGCCCCGCTCGTCCTCCAGGAGGCGGGCGATATCGTTGCCAGACATGCCAAGGATGGTCGTGGCAAGGGCGGCCCGCACCCTGGTTTCGCTGGATGGTTCGGCGACAGCTTCCAATATCCGGCAGATTTCCCGGGCCTCTTCCGTAGCAAAGAGGCTCATGGCACTCTGGACCACCGACGGGATACCGAGCCCCCGCAGCCCTTCCTGGACAAGGGCAGCCTCCTTGTGGCTCCGGACGATGACGGCAATGTCCTCGGGCACCACCCCCCTGCCGTCGATGGTGGCTCGCCCCTCCCGGCCGTCGGCGAGCAGCCCGGCAATCTCGGCCCCCACAGCCATCACTATTCGTTCCCTGGCCGGCCCCATGGATATGCCCGCGCCGTCCTCCGGAGTCCGTGCCATGAACCAGAGCTGGAGGGGGGCCGGGTCGCGGCCGTCGAGAAGGAGGGGCTCTTCCCGTTTAGCCGCCGTCACCTCCGGGTAGCCGATGGCTTCCACCACAAAGGGGGTTTCACGCTTCTGCCGAAACAGGGCATTGATCCCCTCCACCATGGATGGGGTGGAGCGCCAGTTCTCCCCCATGGTGAAGCGGTTCTCCGCGGGGACATCGTTCCGGGCCTCCAGGTAGGCGAAGATATCGGCCCCCCGGAAGCTGTAGATGGCCTGCTTGGGATCACCGATGAGAAAGAGGGGTGTGGCCGCATCCAGGTAGATCTCCCTGAAGATCCGGTACTGGACCGGATCGGTGTCCTGGAACTCGTCGATGAGGGCCGCCCGGTAGCGGCTTGCGAGCCGATCGGCCAGATCAGCCCCGGTGGGCCCCTGGAGCGCCCGGTAGAGGTCCGTCAGGAGATCGTCGTAGGAGCGGACGGCCCGCTCAGCCTTGAGGAGGGAGAGACGCTCCCTGGCAAAGGTAAAGAGGCTCCCCTTGAGGGCCAGGAATCGCTTCTCCACGATGCGGAACAGCCGGTCACAGAGGTCGAAGAAAGGGTGCTCCGGCGGCTCGTTCTTTTGCAGGGCCTGGCCCTGGATATAGGCGGTGGTGAACTTCTCGAACCCCGGGCAGAGATCCCACGGATTACCCGAGGCAGTGTAATCCGCCATCCCCTCCAGAAGGCCGGGAACCAGGTCAGGGTGATAGTTTTTCTGGGCTCGGCGCAGCCCCTTGTGGGTGGCGATTATCTCCTCGATCTCACCCCGCCTCGACTCCCACATACGGGTCAGTTCGCCGTAGAGGGCCTCGCACTCACTGACAAGGGCCGCCACCTCGTCGTCGCCGTAGAGGGGAACCACCAGCAGTTCAGGGTTGCCGAGCTTCCCCCGGAGGAAGCGGGCAAGCCCTTCGGGGGACCACTTGAGCCGCAGGGCGTGGGGAAGGAGCGGCGCCTCGGCCCCGAAGAAGCTTTGGCGCCAGAAGTCGTCAACGATCTCCTGAATGAGGGGGTTCTGATCGGCCAGAAGCTCCGTGTCGTAGAGGGAGCCGCTCTCGAAGGCGTTTTCCTGCAGGGCCCGGGAGCAGAAGCCGTGGATGGTGGAGATGGCGGCGCAGTCGAAGGTCCGCAGGGCCAGGTCGAGGCGCCGGAGGGCTTCCTCGGTCCCCGGCCATTCTTTCCGGTTGGTGTCGCCCATCTTCAGGAGGAAGTCGTCAGTCGTTCCGGCCCCGGCGAAGACATCGCGGGCCTCCCGCAGCCGCTCCCGGATCCGGGAGCGAAGCTCCTTGGTGGCCGCCTCCGTGAAGGTGACCACGAGGATCTCCTCGGGCTTGAGCCCCCGTTCCACCACAAGTCGCAGGTAGAGGCAGGCAATGGCGTAGGTCTTGCCGGTGCCGGCGCTGGCCTCTATGAGGTTGCGGCCCGATAGGTCGATGGTGAGGTTGTTATAGGTTTCCATCGCTTACTCCCCCTTGCCCTGCCGATGCTCGTTCAGGGGGCCGAATACCGCCCGGGCGATCCGCTCGAATTCCCCGTCGAGGGGGTCGATGCCGCCGAAGCAGAGGCGGTAGTAGGGGTCGTCCCCCTCGGGGAAGAACTCCCCTCCCCAAGCGTTGCGGGCAGCGGAAAGCTCTCCCTTTACCGCATAGGCCGCCGCCGTGCGGGGGAAGAACCGGAGCGGCTCCCGGAG contains the following coding sequences:
- the tilS gene encoding tRNA lysidine(34) synthetase TilS, producing the protein MRASRSEPVRSVHAKVLAFSTEHSLFTPGDTVVVAVSGGADSVALLDILISLSDLRLNLVVAHLNHSLRGAESDGDERFVADLAASRGLPFAGEKADVRALSIRERLSLEDAGRRARYEFFDRVATQYGARSVALAHHADDQAETLLLRLLRGAGVTGLSAMAPRRDGRFVRPLLTLSRSEIEGYLHGRGLRFRIDSSNADTAFLRNRIRHELIPHLVRFNPEISRRLAVTADLLAVDEEVLETVADEALKRTAREHSGEGVILDVAGLLREPRGVRYRIYRRAVALAMGTLRGLSYKHVLQIDGLVRSPKPNLHIPVPGGVGVVRAYGLVTFKAAGVAGIEWEDELIIEGPGCYPLPDGGEMVIDVVSPPADLVTLPSERACFDLDCAPFPWVVRGFRPGDRINPLGMTGTKKVKDIFIDEKVPRERRRLVPLVFSNSELVWVCGYRTGHHARVTEKTVCTVLAEVRTSTGIALK
- the recD gene encoding exodeoxyribonuclease V subunit alpha; amino-acid sequence: MAPETSDYRDIDFRFADFICRLAGNGSDELRRAALRVSNAVGQGHICVDLAAEAEGEEESGCYTELLRSSGVVGSPGEFATLILDDTRLYLYRYWKYERELAEKIRDNAGRTYPVDCRLLGEGVVRLFGPPTDGGETDWQRIAAAAALRSGFTVISGGPGTGKTSTVVKIIALLLEQSGDDGLGIALTAPTGKAAARLKDAIRGAREGLAGLTPVQDRIPDDVTTIHRLLGVIPGANRFRYNRGNPLPHDVVVVDEASMVALPLMARLVEAMAPKARLILLGDRDQLASVEAGAVLGDICDTGDTPMYSTEFRRYVEEATGERLEMGSGDEPLSPLADSLVILRKNYRFGADSGIGALSRAINDGDGDSALALLREEGTSGVAWRETPSVEALEQALAPEVISGYGDYLSHDDPATVLADFDRFRVLCVVREGRYGVAGLNSAIERILAGRGIISPNRRWYRGRPVMVTVNDYALRLFNGDVGITLPDPENPDTLAVFFPSATEGVRKVSPLRLPPHETVFAMTVHKSQGSEFDRILMVIPPVENPVLTRELLYTGITRARAAAGLWCGEAVFNAAVARRVERRSGLRNALTK
- the recB gene encoding exodeoxyribonuclease V subunit beta — encoded protein: METYNNLTIDLSGRNLIEASAGTGKTYAIACLYLRLVVERGLKPEEILVVTFTEAATKELRSRIRERLREARDVFAGAGTTDDFLLKMGDTNRKEWPGTEEALRRLDLALRTFDCAAISTIHGFCSRALQENAFESGSLYDTELLADQNPLIQEIVDDFWRQSFFGAEAPLLPHALRLKWSPEGLARFLRGKLGNPELLVVPLYGDDEVAALVSECEALYGELTRMWESRRGEIEEIIATHKGLRRAQKNYHPDLVPGLLEGMADYTASGNPWDLCPGFEKFTTAYIQGQALQKNEPPEHPFFDLCDRLFRIVEKRFLALKGSLFTFARERLSLLKAERAVRSYDDLLTDLYRALQGPTGADLADRLASRYRAALIDEFQDTDPVQYRIFREIYLDAATPLFLIGDPKQAIYSFRGADIFAYLEARNDVPAENRFTMGENWRSTPSMVEGINALFRQKRETPFVVEAIGYPEVTAAKREEPLLLDGRDPAPLQLWFMARTPEDGAGISMGPARERIVMAVGAEIAGLLADGREGRATIDGRGVVPEDIAVIVRSHKEAALVQEGLRGLGIPSVVQSAMSLFATEEAREICRILEAVAEPSSETRVRAALATTILGMSGNDIARLLEDERGWEERLEAFREYHDFWQGRGFMTMFRTLLAREGVRERLLPFVDGERRLTNVLHCGEVIHGAAMEGSLGVAPLCAWFGERVNSPPPDEEYQIRLESDEKAVRIVTVHVSKGLEYPIVFCPFTWGGVRDDDDTAVCHDGYRMVADFGSDDYKSRRLKARNEALAENVRLLYVALTRARHRCYLVWGKFRYAETSALAYLLHHPADSRECDIKAVLGEVMKGISDEALLKRLDGLKEEGGGAIAVTVDPAPEAASFRSGPEGAATPVCPPFGRKIESDWRVASFTSFAARHRPEEELPDRDQPATVVADSETAVFEVLPAEGTIFAFPKGSQAGIVLHAVFENLDFAAATDAKVVSVVAQELARHGFGEEWRGAVCAMVRNVLDAPLDKGDSAFRLADLAPHSWRAEMEFFFPLRFVGSEQVAAVLRRWGALPDGATLAEVAARLDFSPVQGMVRGFMDMVFEHRGKYYLIDWKSNHLGNRVDDYGRENLGREMERKLYPLQYLLYTVALNLHLKQRVPGYRYETHFGGALYVFLRGVEPGRPGCGIYHDIPPKGLIDELTSCLVALKEHNDGA